tattatcactaatattggtatttttttattattaatagtattattattagtatagtCCATTACTTCTATTAGTATTGacattattaattatactttctATAATCTACTACATTAACTtagaaaaatcaatatttaaataatactatttattttcaatataatatagaaatattaaatacctgtaattaattatttgattttttatgttatcaaactctatttaaatattatatttataactacatctaattataaaacataaataaattatttttaaaatataatattaattacttaattttcttaacataaattaaaaagtaaaatatatataaatttagggTAATCTTCAGAAGAAGAATAAATAGCCTCTAATAATTCGAATCTGCTCCCGAAGTGCCTAATACCGAATTGAACAAgaatcaaaattcaaatctaataACTAAGCAATAACGAATCAATCAGCTCAcacattcaaaataataaatgcaCAAACAAAAAATGTCTTAGCCTCAAAATTTTTAGTAACGACCATAGGAGAAAACTAATTCATCCTTCTAATGAgctcatttatataattttcccTGTTGCCAGCGTCACCTCCTTCAACATAatgatttcttttcttcttcaaacCACCCAGGGGAGCTTTCAGCTTGAAAGGCCATAGAAAATTGTTTGCCTCCTTGAAGTGAGGTCCAACAGTCATGATCTCGTGGATCAGATCTTCTATGCAAATTATCCCATGCTTCCCCAAAGTCTGGTATTTAATATTAGGTCAGTGAAAAAACTAAGTGATACAACAAGCAAGTAATGAAAGTATTTAAGGAGATGACTGTACTCCAGACAGACCTGTTCTATAATAGAATTGTCAGTCAGAGGAATTCTCTGCTTGTTCACTTTTCCAAAGCCCCTCTTGTAGATCAATTCTTTTACACTCTTCAAATTAGGGTACCTGATGTGGATTTGCAAATATTAAGAACCCATGGTGCAGTTAATTAAACTTGATAATCAAAGGTGGTTGAAATTTTACATACCCGTAGGTAACATACGGCTCTACCCTATGCAACATATTCAAGGTTGCTTTGTTCACTTTAAGAAAGACGCCATTAAAAATCTGCAGACAAAATGAACACATCAATAAAGACATAGTCCAACTTTACTTGGAAATTCGGCAAACAGAGAATCCGGTCagcatcaacatcaacatcaaaaTTAAGGGAATAAGACAGAGCAAGAAAACCAGTAAAAGAGACTATATAAATGTCCAATTGgagaaataaacataaaaattaatagagataagaaaaaaagaattctaAGATGACatgatttttaaataaacatttacaaCATAATTCAAAATGTTCAATGGACGCTATAAACCttcaaaataaacaagttaaatcttatatcttaaaattaagcACATAAAGGCCAAGCAGAAATAATTAGCGTGCATGATAAGTGAACAACAACTACGCACACAACAAAAGCACCCACACAATCACAATGGTGCAGCAGTGCACTACAACTGCAGATAGAGAAGTAATATGTAGCACCAACCCACTCACACCAGcacactttaaaaaaattgcacATACTTCACAACTCCGTTAACACCATTGGAGCTATGTGTTTCACAATGAAAGTGGCTCAGTACGATTATCAAAGAGGGTTTTACAAAACAGTGTTTGGTGGATGAAGTGGACCTTAAATAGGGTGTTTTGCAAGAAGCTTGGTGAAGAAAACAATAAGAACTTCAAAAGAATTCTGGCAAAGCATAATTAACTTGATCCTACCAAGATACACTTAAGATGAATTAACTTCTAATGGATTATTAGTTCAGTATATGGCAAACTACACAATACCTATGTTTTTTTAGAACAGAAGCAAACTGCATTTCCTTAGATAGGTGACAAAAGAAACTCATTTAGCAACATCATTATTGGCTCTTCTAGAGCTGCTTTGTCTACGTTCATGGAGCAGCATTAAAGGATTCctctaatatatataacatactTGCCTCTCAAACACAAACATCGAAAAGCTCAAATAACAAAAGCAATCGCTATAGCATTTACACCCGTACTTCCTCCAACCAAAATGGTGTTACTTTTCGGTTATCGATTATGACTAAGCGACCTCTAAggaaactaataaataaaaacatccAGTTGTAATGGAAAGCTACCTGTCTCAAACGCAGAAGCTGCAGAATCTTCCTTGTTTTGGGATCCATGGCATTGATACTGGCATTTGAGAAATCTCacttatcaataataataacaaaaaatgggaaaagaaaaaagaaaaatagtgttatgatattgaaatataataattatttgataattacCCACGAATCCTGATGATGAACAAAAGCTTAGTTTCAGGGTCAACATAAAACCCTCCCTTAAGCTTGGCTTCACGCTTCAACCTAATTAGTTCCTTTTGCTGAAAAAACACATACACACagacacaaattaaaaatatatatattaaaatgcaATTTATTaatacaatgatttcaatttcgTTTAAACACCTGCTCCTCGTATTCCTTTGCATACTGTTTGGCTCTGCTAAAAATCAATTTCCGAGTTTCGGATCTCTTTTTCTTCGTTGCTTCCACTTGCTGTTTTTTAGCCAAAGCCCACTCCTCGttccttttctccttcttcaccaCCGATTCTGGGACCATCGATTTTGCTTCCCCTTCGCCCATCCTACATACAACAAGGTTTCAATTAATCATATGCGTTCAAGTAACAGCAagtcaatgcaaatgcaaacaAATTCGAGAGCTTTTGATCATTAATTCAGAATTCATCAATCGTCACTCATCACAACACCAACAAAGGAAAGCACGGAGTGACTCACTCGATGCTACGCTGCTTGCACGGCGGCAGGGTCACAGAACAGAAATATCTTCGAGTTTTATATATAACATAGGGTTTTCCCTCTTAGGTGCTGCGTTTAGCTTAGTTGGCTTTTTCTTCTGTGCTGAACTATTGGGCTACTGTCCTTCTCGATTAACAATTACTTCTTCTACCCCATCAATTTTATCTTGCACctaatcaattttcaaaattaactattttattctCGTAAAAGTGATTTTCGGACTATTAATTCTGCATTTGAATTTCCAATTCCtttttaaatagaattttataaacaaaattttttgaataaaaactttttaaaacacATGAAATACATTCTGAAACACTTTTTTGGATCAGATTTTCAGACTGAGTGTTTTCCATGTAATGTGGGGTgcaagaaataattttataggTGCAGAAAACAAAGTTTCTTTTGCGCCTATTAAGTAGTGAGCTTATTCCTTTTGTCATTCATTGGACTTATTCCCTTTATCCATAACTGGGCCTACTGCTTCGtcaaactcatttctcaatCTCTTATTCTAAAGTAAGAGATAATAAAGTGAAAATGCTGAGACAAAAGATTAGAGatatactaaattaaatatatatatatatatatatatatatatatatatatatatatatatggttgcAGTAATTGTTTCATGTATTGAAATGTTTAGACTTTAAATGTGATATCATGAATTCTTTAAAAATGACTAATAgtttgttcttttaatttgCAAATTTCGCTTAAAATGCTCatcgattaaaaaaatattttgcaaaTAGTATAAATTTATGAGGATATACAAATTATCATTATACTCACGTTTACATAAACAACTTTACCACAATTTAACAATATACATAATGAACACATTGTTGCTATATATATTACTgcataaaataatgtttgacTATACTccactattaaaataaaagataataaaaatgtaaagaaaGGTACGAAAACCTTAAAAGAGTGTGATGGAGATAGAATGCTGGtgaaaaaacatgtaatatttattgaattctTTAGATAATCATTATCCATACGCAttcttgtaaataagtttattaaatGTTCTCATAAATAAGTTTACAAATTAGTTCAATGATAAGTAATGTCAAACAAACATTAAGAACAAAGTTTAACaataattatgtaaataacTTGTATTCACcggtaaaaaaaataaataaataaaaacttgtattcgaaaagtgaaaataaaaatatgttatctAATACCACTTCATATTtacacaaaaactaaaaacatattaaaagattaaaagtgTATTATAAGGTGTAAGATTGTTtacaataaaacattaaaatggtGAAGGAAAAACTTAATTCCAATAATTTATCATGAAAAcaaatagaaatttatattatatttatggaAACAAAAAGACACATTAATATTTGATATCCTAGTTTTGAACATTAAATTCATGCATTAATTATTGATTGCTAGACAACTAGTCTAAgcttatatatataactaagaTATGTTTAGTCTTGTTTACATTGTTGAAAGAGAAGGCACAACAAGATTTGAAATATCCATTTCATCGACATATAAAGATTTGTGGAGTTGTGCCCATCATAGGAAAATTCATAGAAACTGCTtgctaattaataaaaaaaaataaagatgatgGCATCACATAATGAAATTATTGTAGACAGGCACATTAAAGTCACACAATAAGTTTCCATGAAATTTCATACATTAACtttggattattttttttattattaaacttgACCAAAATTTTGAcacatcaataaaataaatgtcattATCCATCACTacttttatattctaaatttgagTCATctgtattataaaaatatggttagttaaagagaaaaaaaaaatcttcacaTAAAATCTTTCACactatcttttttatttatttatactagtgaaacttcatattaataatatagttCGACAACTCGGGTCAAGGTTTAACACAATTCGTCAAATATCTAAAA
This Vigna angularis cultivar LongXiaoDou No.4 chromosome 4, ASM1680809v1, whole genome shotgun sequence DNA region includes the following protein-coding sequences:
- the LOC108330595 gene encoding 60S ribosomal protein L7-4, translating into MGEGEAKSMVPESVVKKEKRNEEWALAKKQQVEATKKKRSETRKLIFSRAKQYAKEYEEQQKELIRLKREAKLKGGFYVDPETKLLFIIRIRGINAMDPKTRKILQLLRLRQIFNGVFLKVNKATLNMLHRVEPYVTYGYPNLKSVKELIYKRGFGKVNKQRIPLTDNSIIEQTLGKHGIICIEDLIHEIMTVGPHFKEANNFLWPFKLKAPLGGLKKKRNHYVEGGDAGNRENYINELIRRMN